The DNA region ATGCAGCTGGTGCCCGCCGGGTCTACGTCATCGAGGAGCCGATGGCTGCTGCGATCGGCGCCGGATTGCCGGTCCATGACGCCGAAGGTTCAATGATCGTGGATATCGGTGGGGGAACAACCGAGGTTGCGGTCATCAGTCTCGGCGGCATCGTGACGAGCATCTCCGCGCGCGTGGGTGGCGACCGCCTGGACGAGGCGATCATTCAGCACGTCAAGAAGGAGTACTCGCTCTTGCTCGGCGAGCGGACCGCTGAGGGGGTCAAGCTGCGCATCGGCTCAGCGTTTCCGACTCGCGACGAACCGCAGGCGCAGGTCCGCGGACGTGACCTGATCAGCGGGTTGCCGCGAACCGTGGTGTTGACCAGCGACGAGGTTCGTAGGGCGCTCGACGAGTCAGTTCGATCGATCGTCGATGCGGTCCGAATCACGTTGGATCGCACTCCGCCGGAGTTGGCCGGCGATGTGATGGACACGGGCATCGTGCTGACCGGCGGAGGAGCTCTTCTGCGGGGACTGGCTGAGCGGCTGCGGCACGAGACCGGAATGCCCGTACGAATCGCTGACAATCCGACGAGTTGTGTCGCGCTCGGGACCGGACGTTGTGTTGAAGACTTCGAAGCACTCAAGCCAGTGTTACTGGCCGAGTCGCGGT from Candidatus Nanopelagicales bacterium includes:
- a CDS encoding rod shape-determining protein; the protein is ALDQRTGAIVAVGTSAKQMLGRTPEGIVAVRPLKDGVVADFETTERMLRYFIQKIHSRKLLAKPRLVICVPSGITAVEQRAVKDAGYAAGARRVYVIEEPMAAAIGAGLPVHDAEGSMIVDIGGGTTEVAVISLGGIVTSISARVGGDRLDEAIIQHVKKEYSLLLGERTAEGVKLRIGSAFPTRDEPQAQVRGRDLISGLPRTVVLTSDEVRRALDESVRSIVDAVRITLDRTPPELAGDVMDTGIVLTGGGALLRGLAERLRHETGMPVRIADNPTSCVALGTGRCVEDFEALKPVLLAESRY